In a genomic window of Chrysemys picta bellii isolate R12L10 chromosome 1, ASM1138683v2, whole genome shotgun sequence:
- the LOC135980754 gene encoding uncharacterized protein LOC135980754, protein MPLLRGAACHARGAATTTPTVCFDSINGESRNREAGSGYEEDDDEDNEDSSQQGSGETGFPNSQDMFITLDLEPVTPELTQGMLPDPEGTQGTSAANVSPSQRLVKIRRKKRWTQDDMFSELQMSSHTDRAQQNAWRQSMSECKKAQYEREERWRAEESKWWAEDRWRQLADRRQELMLRLLEHQTDMLQRMVELQERQQEQRPPLQPLCNQQPSSPSSIASSPRRLRPPSHSTPDDCPSIRRLAFNKC, encoded by the exons atgccgcttctacgcggagctgcatgccatgctaggggtgcagccaccactaccccaaccgtgtgctttgactccatcaatggagaatcacgcaacagggaagcgggttcggggtacgaggaagatgatgatgaagacaatgaagatagctcacagcaaggaagtggagaaaccggtttccccaacagccaggatatgtttatcaccctggacctggaaccagtaacccccgaactcacccaaggcatgctcccagaccctgagggcacacaagggacctctg ctgcaaatgtttctccttcacagaggctagtgaagattagaaggaaaaaacggtggactcaggatgatatgttctcggagctccagatgtcctcccacactgacagagcacagcagaatgcgtggaggcaatcaatgtcagagtgcaaaaaagcacaatatgaacgagaggagaggtggcgggctgaagagagcaagtggtgggctgaagataggtggcgtcagcttgctgacagaaggcaagagttgatgctccggctgctggagcatcaaacagatatgctccagcgtatggttgagctgcaggaaaggcagcaggagcagagaccgccactacagcccctgtgtaaccaacagccctcctccccaagttccatagcctcctcacccagacgccttcggccacccagtcactccaccccagatgattgcccaagcatcagaaggctggccttcaataagtgttaa